The Vanacampus margaritifer isolate UIUO_Vmar chromosome 16, RoL_Vmar_1.0, whole genome shotgun sequence genome includes the window CCAACACAGGATAACATGAACAAAGATGGAAGGAGCAATAGGTGAGCAGAGTCTCTCGGTGAGCTGCTGTGTCCTCTGTGTTCACACCAGTTGGAGCGATTGCACATGAAATGAGAACAAAAACATGATTGTTCCTTTTTACTTCTGGGAAGGGATCATGCTGTCAATGGCCTCTCCCTTCTCCAGCTTTTTCTCCATCTCCACCATCAGTTTGACACCATCAACCACCATCTGGACCTGCTCGACCTCAGAGGAACCCAGACGATCAGCGTTGGAGATGTCAAACACACCACCCACGGACGCAGTGTCTACACCGCCTTTTGAGAATCAGGACAGAGGTTGTTAAGAAATTGGAGACTTCACTGCTCTGCAGAGAGTTTGTGAGAAGAAGAGCTTCATTCGTACCTGTGCCACGCTTCTGCAGACGCAACCTGGTGAGGATCTCCTCAAACTTGGGGTGTGTGCTCAGCTTAGGCAGCTTGACATGAACACCACCACGCAGACCAGTTCCCAGGTTGGAGGGGCAGGTCAGGATGTAGCCCAAATGCTTGTTCCACATGAAGCCATGGTTGTGCTTCTTGAAGATCTCCTCAATCTGGTGACCAAAGAAAGAAGGAATGTCAAAGAAACCCTTCTCTTTGGTAACACTTCTTCAGGGCAAGATTCAGGGGTGTCAAATCCAGTTTGGCCACTGATgtttctactcaactggcaagTAAACGAGCTCCCCGGGGAGTAggagcacctgtggctaaaatcTAACTGTGGGAGcgtttttgctttctggacctggatttgacacctctggcaGGATTTGAGTTTTTGTCATACCTTCTGAAGGCCAACACAGAAGCGCCTAAAGACCTCCCTCATGTTGCCGCCCTTTTGCATGGAGATGACGCGCAGGTGATCCTCCTCATTCACCCAGACCAAGAAAGTCTTGTTGTCGTTGTGCCTTGTGATGGAAAAACAGGGGATCGAAAGAGACATTATACATACTTGTATGTTTACTCATGACAATCTTTTAGGACTGAGTATAGTCATTGCTGACCACATTTACTTCTAGATCACACAGCTGGTAATTCTAGTTTAATTGTAACAAAATATTCActcgttcactcccagccattttcactgaagcaacccccttcgctcttggctgttttactggattttgactgattttgcagggCCAACActatattgtgttctattgctataaaaacatggaacctaacaaacgaaagattagagtctcttctttcatcaggaaaaaaagttatatttgtatctgcagcaaaaattagcattagaatatagctaagtttcatcattattcacaaaccagttgaaaatactggcaaaaagagcttgttgcaacatctctctctcatctctctgctactctgctgccacctgctggcgttttctttttttgtaataactaccattgctttaagtgacctcttcatttcagaagctgtatcaaagccttcgatatgctctagcataaaaaaactataaatatgtttttgggagtgcagtacaaagtattaaaaaacatatttatatgttttggggtttgaatgagttaataatgtccATGACTGTATAGCATGGCCGTTCATCAAAACATGTCTATAAAGTGGTTTCCTTATTTCTTTTATCACTCCATATTTCATATCATTCAACAGTTCATACCCACCAGATGCCTCTGGCATCAGGCCAGTCACGGGCCATTCCAGCGCAAGTGAGAAGGGGGGAGACGGGCttgtcaaacaggaagtgatcagCGATAAGCTGCTCCTGTTCAGCATCAGTCATGGACTTCAGGGGGTAGTATTTTCCCTTGAACTCATTATCCAGGCTGGTCAAAGCTGAAGAGATGTGTATTATTAGGAAATGACAAGGTTTGGTCTATAACGTAACCTGCTACAAATGATAAGAAAGTAGATTTAACAATTTATAATGAATTTCTTGAAAGCAGCGTATTGTTTACATCCTGTCTGACTACCCAAGTATTTTAATCAGacgtgtcaaatccaggtccagaaagtaaaaatcctgccacattttagctttagccacaggtggtTCTACTCCaccggcaggtaaacaagctcccaggtgccagttgagtagaatcACCTTTGGCTAAAGccagtggcagggtttttcctttctggacttggatttgacGCCTCTGGTTTTAATGCACTCAATCGTACCCTCAACGGACAGCTTCTCAATTAGTCTGCGCTCGCCACGGCTGTTGTGAGGTGGCAGGGTGAATCCCTTGATGCTGCGGCCAGTACGGACACGGCTGGACAGAACATAGTTGGGGTCCAAGTCATCACCGCCCTATTTACAATCACACAAGTGTCATGTTAGGGTGAAGTTATGCACACATTATTAATAGCCCtgcttaattttttattttaggttgTCTTCATTAAAGACCTTCAGGTTCTCGAAGTTCAGGTCAGTCTTGTGGTTGTCATTGGGGCCGTATCCACTGTGACGGTCGGAGATGATAGGGTCCAGGAGATCTTTGAAAACCTCGTAGGACTCCTCATCACCAGCAACGCAGCCAACAGTCATGATGAAGGGGTGACCTAAGTAATAAATTGGTTTATTAGAagataaaaaatgttattggtTTACTgatgcatttaactcattcactcccagccattttcactgaagcaagccccttcgctcccggcggtttgactgattttgcaaggcccacagaatattgtgttctattgctataaaaacatgaaacctaccaaaagaaagattagagtctcttctttcatcaggaaaatgtatatatttgtatctgcagaaattagcattagaatatagctaagtttcatcattattcacaaacgtgttgaaaacactgggaaaaagagcttgttgcaacatggccctagttgatctcttatactctgctgtcacttgctggccgttttttgtaataactaccattgctttaagcaacatcttcaggtcagaagctgctttctgtatgctgtggcataaataaaaaaaacaacaacatataaataagtttttgggaccatgcatatattattaatatataaatagaacgtatttaaacatttttgggagcgaattaattaattatcaaaaGACTCTGCCATACCAGGATTGTCAACACCAGTCTGGATGATATCATCCACGGTGTAGCCACTAGGTGTCTGCTTGTCCCTCAGCTTGGCATACATTTCCTTGGTCAGAACCTTGGCCATGTGGTTGTTGTGTTTGGACAAGTCAGGATACTCTTCCTCAACTTTGTAGTTGAGCTTGAAGTTGTTGTGGGTGTTTCCGAAAGGCATGGTTGCTTCTCTAACACTGCAAAGAGACGCAAACACGTGGAAAATACAAGTAAGCTGATATGATTATGAAGGGAAAAATTACATGATATGGAATAGCTCAAAAGAGACAGCTGCAGTCGTTTTATGTGCCTCAGAGGAATCCTGGTTACATGTCTTACACCATTTCCAATGTATCATATGACCAGTTAAAATAGAGTGGtttgggagggaggggga containing:
- the ckma gene encoding creatine kinase, muscle a translates to MPFGNTHNNFKLNYKVEEEYPDLSKHNNHMAKVLTKEMYAKLRDKQTPSGYTVDDIIQTGVDNPGHPFIMTVGCVAGDEESYEVFKDLLDPIISDRHSGYGPNDNHKTDLNFENLKGGDDLDPNYVLSSRVRTGRSIKGFTLPPHNSRGERRLIEKLSVEALTSLDNEFKGKYYPLKSMTDAEQEQLIADHFLFDKPVSPLLTCAGMARDWPDARGIWHNDNKTFLVWVNEEDHLRVISMQKGGNMREVFRRFCVGLQKIEEIFKKHNHGFMWNKHLGYILTCPSNLGTGLRGGVHVKLPKLSTHPKFEEILTRLRLQKRGTGGVDTASVGGVFDISNADRLGSSEVEQVQMVVDGVKLMVEMEKKLEKGEAIDSMIPSQK